Below is a window of Maylandia zebra isolate NMK-2024a linkage group LG19, Mzebra_GT3a, whole genome shotgun sequence DNA.
TCTGAAGGGAAATTGGCAGGATTATGAGCGAAAAATGATGTAGTGGTAAATGACGACCATTTGTCTTGTTAGAGAAAGACAAAGTGTTTAATCATAAAAGCCAAACATATCTGGGTGGATTTAAGAAGATCTCTCTAAACTAAAATTACCCTTCATACTAGATACTAGATCCCAAATCCTATCCACGCAATTTTCTaataaattacaaaatgttGACTGAAGAACACCTTCTCATCTGCCATCAAAGCTTTTATTGTTTCAACACAGCTACGCTAATTAAACAGACATCCTTGAGCAAGCAGCGCAAATGAGACAGAGACGGATGTGTGTCGTCGCGCTAAACCGTGAAGCTGTTGTTGAGTAGAAGTGAAGGATGATGAATCACAGACGTGCTCTCTGTGGATATGTGCTTTGTGATAGTTTCAAATGTGTGAAGCAACATTTTTCAGCAAATTAggggctctgtgtgtgtgtttgtgcaaaaCCTGCAGATTTTTGGATGAGGCAGACTTCCTGCACCCGACTCATTTAAGAAAGCGGGGGGTCGCCCtctgaaacacagacatgaCCCGTGCTTCTTGACCTTTTGGGAAATAATTTGCTCTCTTACTGAAAGTCACACGAGAACACTACTAATATTCTCTTGTCTGTACGGCGAATACAAAGATTCATCTATCTGTGTTCTGTGTAAAAATCTAACCACATCCACCTATTTCCAAAGCTTACTAATTACGTCACGCCTGATTAGTCTGAGCAACAACAAGTTAATGTGAAGGAAATACCAGGAGAAAGTTAACTCGGCTTAAAGACAGGAGCTCTTTCCCTATCCTGAGGTTAAGTTGGGTCACTTTTTGTcctcatttaaaattaaaatgcttTTTGCAAGCTTTTCAGCTGCATGTAGGAAAACAATTGTAAAGCAAGTCCACTTGTTATCACCCGTTTTCAAGTTAGATGTCACTGATTCATCCAGATCAGGAGGTTGGACTGACCTCCTGTTGCCTTtggaactgccttaattcttcatggcacagattcaaaagGTGGGGAAAACGTTCCTCACAGACAGCCTCAAATACTTGTTggagatttgtcagctgcaccaTGATGCAAATCTCACATTCTAGCACATCACAAAGGTCTGctgttggactgagatctggtgactgtggaggccatatGTAACTTACCAGTTTGCTGGCTGGATACACTGTGATTGGAAttaacatggtcagcaacaacactcTGATAGGGTGTGGTGTTTTAGACAATGCTCGGTTGGTACTCAGAGGGCCAAAGTGTGCCAGAAGCCTAAACTGTTGCTACAAGGCAAGAtgaatccatgctttcatgttgtttatgctaaCCTTTGATCCGGAAATGACATATCAAACCAGGCAACATTCCCAGTTTTCTGTTGTCCACAGAACTGCTGTTCTCTAGATATTTTACCTTGGGAtgtttctctgtaaaccctagagatgattgtctgggaaaatcccagcacagcagcagtttctgaaacactcagaccCGCCTGTCGGACACCAACCACCACGTTACGTTAAGGGTCGCCCAAATCAAGTTTCTTCCCTATTCTAAATAATTTAGATCATTAAGCTTGTATAAACAAATCAAAATGACCTAAATTATATATACTGGATTGATACTGGTGATTCAAGTTCTTTAATAGCTTTTGTGGTTTATGGATTAAAAGCAGCTGTGTCAACAAAAGCTATGGACTGACAGAATTTGACgagctttatttttagttataatttaatacatttttctgCCCCTGGTGAAACTCAGAGTGTGCACTTGTGGATACGAAGCacttgtgtttattttgaaGTCATTGTTCTGCCTTTGAGGGTTTTGAAAACAGCAGGAGAGAAGATACGTCCTgacagtggcggtcctagcctgtttggcgccccggGCAAACACTTCCTCTGGCgtgtatttctgggatttcacacaacccaggattcaaatcatgaatacataatgggcttggatttacatcattatgaacCCCTTTCcacgggttgtgtgtgagacattAAAtcatcaaaatataaaatataaattttaaattgttattgatccctttacccctagtcctaaagtgtatatttattttcttactcttcttatatttattgtttgtttacttgcactgttGTAACTGGAGCATCATCGTcttgtctctctatatactggactgtaataaagtttactttgacttcagcagcgagcaggcgcactgagggctctcgcgctcacttttcgcgtacagaatttcgaaaaaacattggtgcaaattataagtctgtatcatgatgtctggtgttttcgtgtttgttgttttgtttttattttgttttattttgcgagttggttattagacgctgctccagccggtcagagaatcccccgccgccccgccctctccagcaggcgcacctcacaaacggagggcgcccttactcccagcaaatgggcgatagaaaaccgatcagTGCCTgtgccattcccaatatgcgctggttgatgtcggggcagcatgagtacgagcaattaatttttttttgccgatgtCCGTGATGCCGCCCtcaccacgatgccgccccgggcgacacgggcggtcgcctgtatcaaaaaccgctactgcgTCCTGAAACCTCAAAGAAACGAGCACGTGCACGGACAGAAAGAGAACAGGCTGCTATGAAAGCGCACACGTTTATCTGTGCTGTTATTGATTTCTGTAAATTCTTCTCAGCTACACAAATAACACACAGACAACACAGCCCGTGCTAATTAGGCCTCGGCGGTGGCGAGAGCATCGCCTCACCGCTCTGCAAtgattgtttttgtgttctACATGCCTCTGCCAGCCCGCTCAACACCAGAACAGAAGTTCAGACTCTTTCTGGCTCAACATTTTGCGAAGTATCGGAGTGAAGCTGCAGCTCACATGAGACATGAGTGTAAATGAGAGGAAGAATAGTTGGAGAAGCGCCTCAGCCAAAAGCGCATCGATTCCCCACCCCTCACAGCTCCCACTGCTTCCTCCCTGCGTCTGATAAATGCCTTTCCTCATTTTGGTTTACAGTGCAGTTGTGCAGAGCGTGTGCTGGGTGAGGCCACGAAGGCAAGTCGATACACAGTGAAGTATGCATCCCTCTCAGCTCTTCTACTCCCGAGTTGTGGTTAGAGGGGGCAAGCTTCAAGAGCACTTTCTTGTGAAATTTCATTTCATGGTTTGTGTttctattgatttttattggtcTTTGGACAAAATCAGTCACAATGCTGCCAAAAGGCCAAGTCCCCGCTGCAGTCATGTCTGGAAAACCGACagattcagggttttttttcttttaagtgtgGACGTGTTGGGTGAAGGAGTGTATTTGTGTGGATGCGTATGCATGCGTGGCGCTGTCACGCTTCACCTTCACTCTTAGAGGCCTGAGTCTCGGCCTCCTTCGGCGTCCGGAAGCGCAGCGGTTCGCTCAGTGGGCTCGTCCCAGACATGGAGATGGACTGGACATGCACAATGTAGTCTGTCTCTTCCTCCAAGTCCCATAATGCACAGGATCGCGTGGTGGTGTTGACTTCCTGGATGAATCGCAGCATGCGCACGTCTTTCTTCTGTTGGAGGGTGACAGAGAGACACATGCAACCGGCGTTCACACTCACACTTTATTTCACTAAAATTAAACTTAATGTCCGTGGCTCTGGGTTTGcctgttcattttttatttccGTGTACAGTTTTATAATTCCTGGTCACCTCCTTTGACCTCCCGACTTTGTTACTTTTCCATCCTCTGTATCAGTCTTTCCTGTCTTGTTGGTAATTATAATTACAAAAAACTTACTCTTAAAgcacttttctcaaaattacaAAGTTTTTCACACAAATTAAACATATGCACATCAATCCCCCCCTCCCGagaatacttaaaaaaaacaaaacaatggctACTCTGATCTCAGTGGTCCCGCCGCTCGGGAGCTCTTTGATTACTAGCCAAGATGCTGGAATAACCATTCACCAATTTAACACCCAGGCACATAAGAAGTAAATAAATCTTTAATGTACTCTGGAGCAAGGCCATTTAGTGCTTTAAAAGTGATtagtaagattttaaaatcaatttggCATTtaacaggcagccagtgtaaatttGCCAGAACTGGAGTGATGTGTTCATGGTGCCAGTTAAAATTCacgcagcagagttctggatcAGCTTGAGCCGGTGATGTGAGCTCTGACTGATGCTGTTATAAAAGGTATTATCTCCTTTTATCACAATCAGGATCAGTATCAgacaactttattaatcccaaaggAAATGCTTTAGTTATGATGACTGGTATGACTCAGGAGCGGATCGTCTACTAATCTCGAGGTTGGTGGTGCAATCCCCGGCTACTGTAGTCTGCTTCTGAGCATCTGTAAATCCAAATGCATCCATGAGAGTACGTGTGAAAGCTAGGCACAAAATAACACACTTGAACGAGGCTTGTTGTAAGAAAGCGCATTCGGTGCTCAAATAAAAGCCAAGTAAAGTATCTGTCCATTTAGCCTCAATCAAGGCGGGTGAAATAAATGCAACTCAGCAGCTGACAAGAATGATCTAATTCTGGAAATTGTTCTTGTTGCGCTAAACCAGGGGGGCTGAAACAGAGATCGGTTTCAAAAACAGCTCCCAGGTTGGGAGCAGACTGAATGAAAAAAGCTTATTTTGGGCCAAGGTGGTAAATTTTAAGATTTATCtttggtgagtttagttttCACCGTTAAGTGGGTAAGTAGATTACCAACGCTGCTGGTGTTGTTGGATAGTAGAGTGTTGGCAAAAGAGTCGCTGAGAGGAAGTGTGCTTATAAAACAAGAGGGCCAAGGAGAGAGCCTTGAGGGACACCACAATTCAAATTTGACAGGGGATCATTCATTACCTGTGGACacagacaaaataaatttaaatacatttctaagttgttaaattgtgttttttctcaGATCTGTCTTCAGCCTGAAGTGATATCCTTACTCATTATGTTTGACCTCCGGATTTAAACATCTGTGTTTTGGACATTTATTGTTAAACGCTGATTTAAGATGGGATGCAAACTGTTTTGGTTTCTGGTTAAGAGATGCCTGGAACAGTTTTAAAATCACAGTCACAACGACCACAGCTAGCACAGTTAGCATtggaaaaaccacacaaaactGTGTGGAGGGAGACGTTGGAGAACCATAAGGACTTTTGGGAGCACTTGAGTTGTGCTTGACTTCTGAattgaagttttaattgtcaGGTGCATTTCATGTTAGTGTTATAGAAAATAAAGAGTGAATATGCTTTTACCTTTCTTGCCAAGACTTGGAGGATGAGTTTGCTATATGATAGAGGATGAAGTTGTACAGTACTGATTAAAACCACCGCCACCCTTTTTGAATGCTTCAAACTTGTCATACTTTAAAATAACACCGCATCTGATATTGTATACATCTCTGTGACTGCAGCAGCTTTGACAAAACGGCGGGATTTGATGACCAGTGAATGAGAACAGCCTGAACAATAACAACTGCAAAGCAGCTGAATGTCCTCTGCTAttgtttcttattattaacttTTATTTATAGCTTTAAACCACACATTTCCCAGCTTCCAGTGCTGCCATCAAACATGTCACTCCAGTCTCCTGTGGACGggtgcatatgtgtgtttgtacaaCCACGAGATGGCAACTTGTCCCACGTAAATGCGTGGTTGTGCGAGAGATGTGTGTCTAAGCTTGCATGTTGACTTTTCTCCTGTCACACAGCTGTCATAGTCTGTCAGCGAGGGGACAGGCTGTCCGACAGGATGCTGTATCCTCTGATGATTCCCATAATGCATTCTGACTTGGAGTGAGGGAGCAACACAGGAAAGGAGGTGGCAGACAATAACCTGTGACAAGCCACAACTTAATTGAATTAGTTTGGGAGTTTCTTCAAGAAATcttttacatgcattaatgAATGTACCTACATTATAGTACATTTACATGTACACTCAggggacactttattaggtacaccacCAGGAGCCTGAACCATTGATACGAATCAGGATGGAGCCatacttttatgttgttttactCCAAATTCAGGCCCTTTCAcccaaatgtcacagcagaaaaggagactcatcagaccaggcaacagtTTTGaaatcttctattgtccaattttggtgatgTGGTGTAAAATGTAGCCTCAGTATCCTGAACttggctgacaggagtggcagaCGGTgtagtcttctgctgctgtactcCATCtgctgctcagtttgaactttagaTTTTTGCATTAATGAGGAGTTGAACAGGCGTATCTAGTAAAGTTGTATCTTTAGCTGTAAAATTGTAATATGAGTTGCAATAAATAAAAGGTTTGGATGATTTTATTCCCTCCAAAACTTGCCTGAATCTGCTAAATGCTTTtccatatgttttttttactgcttaTAAGCACAGTAATTAGCATTAATGGTTACAGTGGTATAGAGGGGACAGAGAGTGTTACCGACCTGCTGTGTGATGGCAAAGCCAATGACTGGGTCTCCCTCGGGGATGTCCCATGACACCACAGCAGAGTTTGCTTTTACCTCTCTGATGGTCACATTGACGGGAGGCGACAAGCTATCTGCAGAGATAAAgataaagacagagagagaagaaaaggtTATTGTATGTTTTAAAGTACGAAGGAGCAGCTCTGTGAAATGACTAGAATGGCAGAAGTTTATTCAGTGGCGTGAATAAATGGCTCAGTTGAATCCATTATTAGGCCTGAGCACTAAAAGTGCGAATGCCCTATTGTAATCGCTCCCGTTCTTCTTGTTATTATCCAGACAAATGAATTGGCTTTTTGAGGGCTTTAACATGTTTGAAAACTCATGAAGCTTTGCACATGCGTCAAGCCTGGTGAAAATTTACTGGTCTCACTGGTTTGAGACCTGGGCACAGCAAAATGGCTCAGTAGCGCCCCGTACAAAGTGGGGAAAAATGAGCCCCTGCTTGGGCTTTTACGTAAATGTATGAAATTTTGTACACATGTGTAACATCCCAAGATATACCAAAAAGTCTATTGGACCCATGTGCCAACTCACCACCACCATTTTGAATTGAAGGTAACATTTTGGCAtagattttgccatttccagGCGTTGTACTGTTGCAAACTCCTCCTAGAGATTTTATCGGATCAGCTCCATATTTCGTCAGTCTAGACTACAGATCTGAGCCATATTAAATAGTGGAACTTTAGAGTTTTCACCTAAGGGCGTTTCTGTGGCGCCACAGCGAATTTCAATCATTCGCTTTGAAATTATAATTGGCTCTTATTCCCACATACATTGACCGATCTGTACCAAACTTCTCACACGTGATAAAGCTACACCCCCCGAACACATTTCAACTGCAATATTTGACAGTGGTTACAGCGCCACCTACtgagaacaggaaatgtcatgttttacactttgggctACAGTTTCAAGACGCTTGATGCCAGCAACCTCAAATTTGTTCATGGAAGCCTGAAGGAGTTGGTCTTAGGTCACATTCAAAACAGTGAGTTTTCATAAGAGGGCGTGACCTCGGCAGCTTGGTGAATTTTGATGTTTTGCCATGAAACATGAAACTGATATACCTCAAAGAAATCTAGTCCAAACTCTCCCAAACTTCACAGACATTCTTCTGACATAAGTGACCTCACCTGCAAAAATCTCCATTACATACACTTTAATGCCAGATGAATTCTACTTAATTTAATTTTCTAACATCAGTAAACCTCACCTGCTAAGACCTTAATCCTCTGACAAGCAGGTCAAAGTTCATTAatgaaagagagaaactgtgtTTGCCCTGGAGTTCATTCCGAGTTTGGCTGGTAACACCTCACCTGTGACAGTCCAGGAGGTCGGATGAATgcaccacctcagctggctcatTTTCATGTGGAGGAGTAGAGGCTCTTAGCACCTCCTATCTGCCAAAAGATCCTCAACGTCTAAGTCAGCAGTCATAAAGGCTTAAAGGTTTGCGACCATTTGGCTAACTCCAATTGGTGGGCGAGTTGGGTGGCAACTGTTGGCCAactggttgctggaggttgttgGCAAGTTGCTTGCATGAAATTGGTCACAATTCTAAGTACATGCTAGTGACCAAAGCAGTTAACATGGAGTTTTTGTATACTGCAGCAGACTCTTTGTGACCAATTACATCTAGCAAC
It encodes the following:
- the fndc5a gene encoding fibronectin type III domain-containing protein 5b isoform X2 is translated as MERIFLLVLSCLGVSLVTADSLSPPVNVTIREVKANSAVVSWDIPEGDPVIGFAITQQKKDVRMLRFIQEVNTTTRSCALWDLEEETDYIVHVQSISMSGTSPLSEPLRFRTPKEAETQASKSEDEVTMEEVGQTTQLRAGELIIIVVVLIMWAGVIALFCRQYDIIKDNEPNNNKDKAKNSSECSTPEHPTGGLLRSKV